A single region of the Oncorhynchus kisutch isolate 150728-3 linkage group LG30, Okis_V2, whole genome shotgun sequence genome encodes:
- the LOC109875144 gene encoding inhibin beta A chain-like — MPLLAAFAGVLALLLAKLQTGCGSPTLAGPLAAVDVAMPEQGLVEETQVTNCPSCVLAQMTRGYDPVPPGFESASESVARTSGQTDMVEAVKRHILNMLHLSARPNVTHPVPRAALLNAIKKLHVGRVGEDGRVEIQEKGPGGAGSEWAGLPEPPSEIITFAEPGNSPSAMTFDISKEGSELSVVEQANVWLFLKLAKGKGRGKGKVNIQLLQRRRQKPKAPGSASTSTETQGEEEELVSEKMVDTRRSGWHTLPVPRSIQSLLDTGGRVLDLRVSCPLCTEVGAKPVLVPTEDEQPGREREQSHRPFLMVVLRPGEEEHAHRRAKRGLECDDKMHMCCKRQFYVNFKDIGWNDWIIAPPGYHANYCEGDCPSHVASITGSSLSFHSTVINHYRMRGYAPFQNIKSCCVPTRLRAMSMLYYNEEQKIIKKDIQNMIVDECGCS; from the exons ATGCCCTTGTTAGCCGCGTTTGCCGGGGTGCTGGCGTTGCTTCTCGCCAAGCTTCAGACAGGATGTGGATCCCCTACTTTGGCTGGACCTCTGGCAGCTGTGGATGTGGCCATGCCAGAGCAGGGGCTGGTGGAGGAGACCCAGGTGACCAACTGTCCGTCCTGTGTGCTGGCCCAGATGACGAGGGGTTATGACCCGGTCCCTCCTGGATTTGAATCAGCATCTGAATCTGTGGCTCGGACTTCGGGCCAAACGGACATGGTGGAAGCGGTAAAGCGGCACATCCTCAACATGCTCCACCTGAGTGCACGGCCCAACGTCACGCACCCGGTGCCACGCGCTGCCCTGCTCAACGCCATCAAGAAACTACACGTTGGCCGTGTGGGTGAGGACGGCAGGGTGGAGATCCAGGAGAAGGGACCGGGGGGTGCTGGCAGTGAGTGGGCAGGGCTGCCCGAGCCGCCCTCCGAAATCATTACCTTTGCCGAGCCAG GAAACTCTCCATCTGCCATGACCTTTGACATTTCCAAGGAGGGCAGCGAGCTCTCGGTGGTGGAGCAGGCCAACGTGTGGCTCTTCCTGAAGCTGGCCAAGGGGAAAGGGCGGGGCAAGGGAAAAGTGAACATCCAGCTTCTGCAGCGCCGCCGGCAGAAGCCGAAAGCTCCAGGCTCTGCCTCCACCTCCACCGAGACCCAGGGCGAGGAGGAGGAGTTGGTGTCAGAGAAGATGGTGGACACACGGCGCAGCGGCTGGCATACTCTCCCCGTGCCACGCAGCATCCAGTCCCTGCTGGATACCGGTGGCAGAGTCCTGGATCTGCGAGTCTCCTGCCCACTGTGCACCGAGGTGGGTGCCAAACCCGTCTTGGTCCCCACCGAGGACGAGCAACCGGGACGGGAGAGGGAACAGTCCCACCGGCCATTCCTCATGGTCGTACTGCGGCCTGGCGAGGAGGAACACGCTCACCGCCGTGCCAAACGAGGCCTGGAGTGCGACGACAAGATGCACATGTGCTGCAAGAGGCAGTTCTATGTCAACTTCAAGGACATCGGCTGGAACGACTGGATCATCGCACCGCCAGGCTACCACGCCAACTACTGCGAGGGTGACTGCCCCAGCCATGTAGCCAGCATCACAGGTTCCTCGCTGTCCTTTCACTCCACTGTCATTAACCACTACCGCATGCGGGGCTACGCGCCCTTCCAAAACATCAAGTCATGCTGCGTGCCCACGCGACTACGCGCCATGTCCATGCTCTACTACAACGAGGAGCAGAAGATCATCAAGAAGGACATCCAGAACATGATTGTGGATGAGTGCGGCTGCTCGTAA